A window of the Lolium perenne isolate Kyuss_39 chromosome 7, Kyuss_2.0, whole genome shotgun sequence genome harbors these coding sequences:
- the LOC127303842 gene encoding uncharacterized protein has translation MDADYEWWKTHLLYRPEHAKFRNGPPANLEQQDVMFKKAHMDADENAHDEEIQRIMHLLGVAHDLAVLGYYDNIKPVDRNFTDVHPIIQDPRFWPHFKGAIGAIDGSHIPVEVPKEEEINHTGRHGYTSQNLLAIFFDPPDGTYYIVDSGYPNRKWFLAPYKNNTYHLPDFRREGLPTKKEEIFNYAHAQIRNAIERNFGILNNKWRILKGIPSYGLIDSRVHCRSPTLQLRLPLPETGHLRRQTSPRRRRTFPSPYLSHLSPSFVPLPSSTPTNFSLSPPLYLAKEKAVWDAYHTRVFCDICMDEVNAHNRDGGCLSRKGYKNLGEKFTEKTGKQFTKKQFNNKWDALKKDYTGWMELQNATGLGWDPVTETMDADYEWWKTHLLYRPEHAKFRNGPPTNLEQQDVMFNKAHVTGESAANPGQELGEDKDGPILLDDDGEATKKTTLGKRKACVGEKEKESFFFKAYNTALSSIVSEVDAGSSSSKDDSVPTMKEFLAMVRECGVSEGTDLMFTAAKLAVKREHRVLFAAFETPGGRFDYLERTHNELNK, from the exons ATGGACGCAGACTACGAGTGGTGGAAGACTCACCTACTT TATCGTCCTGAACATGCAAAGTTCAGAAATGGGCCACCGGCCAACTTGGAACAACAAGATGTCATGTTCAAGAAGGCTCAT ATGGATGCAGATGAAAATGCACATGATGAAGAAATTCAAAGGATAATGCATCTTCTTGGAGTGGCGCATGATTTGGCTGTGTTGGGCTACTATG ATAACATAAAACCAGTGGATCGAAATTTCACGGATGTGCATCCAATAATTCAAGATCCTCGCTTTTGGCCTCATTTCAAAGGTGCCATTGGTGCCATAGATGGATCGCATATTCCAGTTGAAGTTCCTAAGGAAGAAGAAATTAACCATACCGGAAGACATGGTTACACATCACAAAATCTTCTTGCGATAT TTTTCGACCCTCCTGATG GTACATACTATATTGTTGATTCTGGTTATCCAAATAGAAAGTGGTTCCTAGCTCCTTACAAAAACAACACGTATCATTTACCAGACTTTCGCCGAGAAGGGCTACCAACAAAGAAGGAAGAAATTTTCAACTATGCGCATGCTCAGATTCGAAATGCTATCGAGCGTAATTTTGGTATCTTGAACAATAAGTGGCGCATATTGAAAGGTATCCCTTCTTACGGGTTG ATTGATTCCCGTGTGCACTGCCGCTCGCCTACCCTGCAGCTCCGGCTGCCCCTTCCGGAGACTGGCCATCTCCGCCGCCAGACCTCGCCCCGTCGCCGGCGGACGTTCCCGTCGCCCTACCTCTCCCATCTCTCGCCGTCATTTGTCCCGCTGCCCTCCTCCACGCCGACGAACTTCTCCCTTTCCCCTCCGCTG TATCTTGCAAAAGAGAAGGCTGTTTGGGATGCATACCACACTAGAGTTTTCTGTGACATATGTATGGATGAAGTCAACGCACACAATAGGGATGGGGGTTGCTTGAGTAGAAAGGGGTACAAGAATCTCGGTGAAAAATTTACCGAGAAAACAGGAAAGCAATTTACGAAGAAGCAATTCAACAACAAATGGGATGCTTTAAAGAAAGATTACACGggttggatggagttgcaaaatgcaACTGGGCTAGGTTGGGATCCTGTGACAGAAACTATGGACGCAGACTACGAGTGGTGGAAGACTCACCTACTT TATCGTCCTGAACATGCAAAGTTCAGAAATGGGCCACCGACCAACTTGGAACAACAAGATGTCATGTTCAACAAGGCTCATGTCACCGGAGAATCAGCGGCCAATCCGGGACAAGAATTAGGAGAGGACAAGGATGGTCcaatattgttggatgatgatggTGAGGCAACGAAGAAAACAACCCTAGGAAAACGCAAGGCTTGTGTTGGAGAGAAGGAAAAGGAGAGCTTCTTTTTCAAGGCGTACAACACTGCCTTGAGCAGCATAGTTTCAGAGGTGGATGCTGGAAGTTCTAGCAGCAAGGATGACTCTGTCCCAACTATGAAGGAATTTTTAGCGATGGTTCGAGAGTGTGGAGTCAGTGAAGGCACTGATCTCATGTTTACAGCGGCCAAGCTTGCCGTGAAAAGGGAGCATAGAGTGTTGTTCGCAGCCTTTGAAACACCTGGAGGACGGTTTGATTATCTCGAGAGGACACATAATGAGTTAAACAAGTAG